From the Chloroflexus aurantiacus J-10-fl genome, one window contains:
- a CDS encoding TolB family protein, with protein MGRFRVVHPCLLVILFAIVLVGCDLIPVGEGEQIANIETIIAGTPSATPTATATATATATPTATPTFGPTPTATATATPTVTPLPPTPTPNPALTGFGYCTQTVGLTTGRFSAALQEVRTSGNPAFEQLDLIFDLSQGSAPLSATVSCLTVADARIVPAATMLNAPYALRIELAGWLRDDRFAASPVSQTVSFTNTRTITQALLVVDPQADVGATMLVPLAEPVPFRVTLAQNRLSVAVARSATFGVASDTLRVPSGSAPASLEPLYFLFDGDVWQLDLAFSTVGDGMTRRLAGAVNITDSAETETHLAVSPGGDYLAFCRAEPGLDPADAVLAVPSTLWLLPRAGGEAQPLAQVGVSCADPVFSPDGATIAFAVDETGAIPTQWTIYTVPVSGGEPERVEAALDEWSRFMPQWLSGGRLVYRAEAPDGRSALFLRLPTGEVRDVGAELLTDERLVVRYRGFGALIASPNGEYVAVEALRADDPGADLLILDSAGQLVERIGTQRVTLPAPTATPTVPPTATATATPTATPTGTVTPQPPTATPTATAIPTATPEPIPPQPLREGPFWTRPLGWDQEGRLLYLTTLCASDLVQDYQLYRWRGLQRSELLATGQSLGGIGAVVVRNGQLFYAAVNGADAGPRGPQTQSQRYPTTLWVWDVDSGDRAALLDLVRGVRDVK; from the coding sequence GTGGGGCGTTTCCGTGTTGTGCATCCTTGCCTGCTGGTTATCCTGTTCGCTATAGTCCTGGTGGGATGCGATCTGATCCCTGTGGGTGAGGGAGAGCAAATTGCAAATATCGAGACAATCATTGCCGGTACGCCTTCGGCGACACCAACGGCTACCGCTACTGCTACGGCAACTGCCACACCCACTGCGACGCCGACATTCGGCCCAACACCAACGGCTACCGCAACAGCTACGCCAACGGTGACACCATTGCCACCAACGCCAACACCGAATCCGGCATTAACCGGCTTTGGCTACTGTACCCAAACCGTTGGTTTGACTACCGGTCGCTTCTCGGCAGCGTTGCAAGAGGTGCGAACGAGCGGGAATCCGGCTTTTGAGCAGCTTGACCTCATCTTTGATCTGAGCCAGGGTTCGGCTCCGCTGAGCGCGACAGTCAGTTGTCTGACCGTAGCTGATGCCCGCATCGTGCCGGCTGCTACAATGCTTAACGCTCCGTATGCTCTGCGGATTGAACTGGCGGGCTGGTTGCGTGATGACCGCTTTGCAGCGTCGCCAGTTTCACAAACGGTGTCATTTACAAATACCCGCACGATTACCCAGGCATTGCTGGTGGTCGATCCCCAGGCTGACGTGGGGGCAACCATGCTGGTGCCGCTTGCTGAACCGGTGCCATTTCGGGTGACGCTGGCCCAGAACCGGTTGTCAGTGGCCGTTGCGCGTTCAGCTACGTTTGGCGTAGCCAGTGATACGTTGCGAGTGCCATCTGGTAGTGCACCAGCTTCGCTCGAACCGCTCTACTTCCTGTTCGATGGTGATGTCTGGCAACTTGATCTGGCATTCTCCACTGTCGGTGATGGCATGACCCGTCGACTGGCCGGTGCGGTGAATATTACCGACTCGGCTGAAACAGAAACTCATCTGGCAGTCAGTCCGGGTGGTGACTATCTGGCATTCTGTCGCGCCGAGCCGGGACTCGATCCGGCTGATGCAGTGCTGGCCGTGCCTTCGACGCTCTGGCTGTTGCCACGCGCCGGAGGCGAGGCGCAACCGCTGGCTCAGGTAGGGGTGAGTTGCGCCGATCCGGTCTTTAGCCCGGATGGTGCCACGATTGCGTTTGCGGTTGATGAAACCGGCGCAATTCCGACCCAATGGACAATTTATACCGTACCGGTGAGCGGTGGTGAACCAGAGCGGGTAGAGGCTGCACTCGACGAATGGAGCCGGTTCATGCCGCAGTGGCTCAGCGGGGGACGGTTGGTGTACCGCGCTGAAGCTCCCGATGGCCGCAGTGCGCTCTTCTTGCGTCTGCCGACCGGGGAAGTTCGCGATGTGGGTGCTGAACTGTTGACTGATGAGCGCCTTGTGGTGCGGTACCGTGGCTTTGGAGCATTGATCGCCAGCCCCAACGGGGAATACGTTGCGGTAGAGGCATTGCGCGCTGATGATCCAGGTGCCGATCTGTTGATCCTTGATAGCGCAGGGCAACTGGTCGAGCGGATCGGTACGCAGCGTGTGACCTTACCGGCACCCACGGCCACACCGACTGTGCCTCCAACCGCTACAGCAACTGCCACGCCAACCGCGACACCGACCGGCACCGTCACACCCCAGCCGCCAACCGCGACACCAACCGCTACTGCGATCCCAACGGCAACGCCAGAACCCATCCCGCCCCAACCACTGCGCGAAGGACCCTTCTGGACACGACCGTTAGGATGGGACCAGGAAGGGCGGTTGCTATACCTGACAACGCTATGTGCCAGCGATCTGGTGCAGGACTATCAGCTCTACCGCTGGCGTGGCCTTCAGCGCAGTGAATTGCTGGCCACCGGTCAGAGTCTGGGCGGAATCGGCGCTGTTGTGGTACGTAATGGGCAGCTCTTCTACGCTGCGGTGAATGGGGCCGATGCCGGTCCGCGTGGCCCGCAGACCCAAAGTCAGCGTTATCCAACAACATTGTGGGTGTGGGACGTAGATAGCGGTGACCGGGCTGCACTACTCGATCTGGTGCGCGGTGTCCGTGACGTGAAGTAA
- a CDS encoding LuxR C-terminal-related transcriptional regulator — translation MSVTTLIIVHTVSLFRDGLRLALSSTPGFSVVGEASNGQQAIQLVDQVDPDLVLMDTDLPGVNGLEVARVIKRSHPHIAIVLFGPVQSGAFVVKAIRAGVAACVPPNIEFADLLGTLRQVRRGEYPINDLVLASPEVAATVLEAFRQMVGDDDIQTIFSPLSARELEVLELVAAGHTNREIAARLDISNQTVKNHISSILRKLAVNDRTQAVVYAMRRGWIKVMLPNG, via the coding sequence GTGAGTGTGACAACGCTGATAATTGTGCATACTGTCTCTCTCTTTCGAGATGGTTTGCGCCTTGCCCTGTCGTCAACGCCTGGATTTTCAGTGGTTGGTGAAGCCAGCAATGGTCAACAGGCTATCCAGTTAGTGGATCAGGTTGATCCCGATCTGGTGCTGATGGATACCGATTTGCCAGGTGTAAACGGGTTAGAGGTAGCGCGGGTTATCAAGCGAAGTCATCCTCACATTGCCATCGTACTGTTTGGGCCGGTACAGAGTGGCGCGTTTGTGGTGAAGGCCATTCGTGCCGGCGTAGCGGCATGTGTGCCACCGAATATTGAATTTGCCGATCTGCTCGGCACGCTGCGTCAGGTGCGACGTGGCGAGTATCCGATCAACGATCTGGTATTGGCTTCACCCGAAGTGGCTGCTACAGTTCTGGAGGCATTTCGGCAGATGGTCGGTGATGATGATATACAGACCATCTTTTCACCACTATCAGCGCGAGAGCTAGAAGTGCTGGAACTGGTAGCAGCCGGACATACCAATCGTGAGATCGCGGCCCGGCTTGATATCAGTAACCAGACTGTCAAGAATCACATTTCGTCGATTTTGCGCAAGCTGGCTGTGAATGATCGAACCCAGGCTGTGGTTTATGCAATGCGCCGGGGTTGGATCAAGGTTATGTTACCGAATGGGTAG
- the dnaN gene encoding DNA polymerase III subunit beta, producing MKLTCMQEDLKRGLAAVGHAVAGKSTLPVLANILLATDEGRLKLTATNLEVGINRWISATITRDGAVAVPAKLLTDVVGGLPNDKVTLSLDQKTQTLRVECGRFVSNIKGVDADEFPSLPTVSAQTPLVSLPAEVWQEAIDQVAFAAATDESRPILTGVLVRTRDQQVTLVAADGFRLAMRTIQLSAPVAHAVDCLIPARTLSELARIIGDTDAEVAMVYTPGGSHVLFHTENIEVVSRLIEGRFPDFERIIPQQYLTRMVLDNSELAKAVKLASFFAGSSQNVVKLKIEPASELAPGRVVISANAAELGDNTSELDGSVTGEGGVIALNVRFLADAIAAVHSNQIAFEMQSAQSPAVFKPVGQDGYIHIVMPMSMR from the coding sequence ATGAAGCTCACATGCATGCAGGAAGATTTAAAGCGTGGTCTGGCCGCAGTTGGCCATGCCGTCGCCGGTAAGAGCACTCTGCCAGTGTTGGCGAATATACTCCTTGCCACCGATGAAGGTCGGCTGAAGTTGACGGCTACCAATCTGGAGGTAGGTATTAATCGCTGGATCAGCGCTACGATTACTCGCGACGGTGCAGTAGCCGTACCGGCCAAATTATTAACTGATGTGGTCGGCGGCCTGCCAAATGATAAGGTAACACTAAGCCTCGATCAGAAAACCCAGACCTTACGTGTTGAGTGCGGGCGTTTCGTGAGCAATATTAAAGGGGTGGATGCTGACGAATTTCCTTCGCTACCAACTGTTAGCGCACAAACGCCGCTGGTATCACTACCGGCTGAGGTATGGCAAGAGGCGATTGATCAGGTGGCGTTTGCGGCTGCCACTGATGAGTCGCGTCCGATCCTGACCGGGGTGCTGGTACGCACGCGCGATCAGCAAGTCACGCTGGTTGCGGCGGATGGCTTCCGTCTGGCGATGCGAACAATTCAGTTGTCTGCTCCGGTTGCGCACGCGGTTGATTGCCTGATCCCGGCGCGTACATTGAGCGAATTGGCCCGGATTATTGGTGATACGGACGCAGAAGTGGCAATGGTCTATACGCCAGGGGGCAGCCACGTGCTCTTCCACACCGAAAATATTGAAGTCGTATCACGTTTAATAGAAGGAAGATTTCCTGATTTCGAGCGGATTATCCCGCAGCAGTACCTGACACGCATGGTTCTTGATAACAGTGAACTGGCGAAGGCGGTCAAGCTGGCATCATTCTTCGCCGGCAGTAGCCAGAATGTGGTGAAGCTGAAGATTGAACCGGCAAGTGAATTAGCACCGGGACGGGTTGTGATCAGTGCAAATGCTGCTGAGTTGGGTGATAATACCAGTGAACTTGATGGCAGTGTGACCGGTGAAGGCGGTGTTATTGCGCTCAATGTCAGATTCCTGGCCGATGCGATTGCAGCAGTACACTCCAATCAGATCGCCTTTGAAATGCAGAGTGCGCAAAGTCCGGCAGTGTTTAAGCCGGTCGGTCAAGACGGGTACATTCATATTGTGATGCCAATGAGTATGCGATAG